The sequence AAGGAAAATATTCCTGCAACGGTATTCAATGAATCACAAAAGAAGCAAATTAAAGCAACTTGTACCAAATTGATAAGTGATAATAAATTCAGTCCAACGAAAAACCTTGGTGAAGCatcttctttatataaaactgtCGTAGATGATGATAAGTATTCATCAGATTCAGTCGCATCAACAGAATACTCCGTTTTATACCcaacaaaatacatttttggaTACATCAAAGgagaaaatttcaagaaatttcaTGTCGTTACAGAACAGTGAGTTTATACAGATTTATACCGATTTCTTAAATGCATCTTAGAAAAAGAATTCTATTAACAGcctatttttcttaatacaaGATTTGTTTGTTTCTAATACAaggaataaattgttttagcCAATTCATCCGAATCAGTATATTCGGGATCCAGTGTCGAAATGGTGAAAATGGAATTACTCCATGAATTGAACAGTAAGTTGGATTTTATCATGATTCAAAATCAGCGACTCATGAAGAAGCTATATCCGGAAGAAATTGCGCTCAAGAGACCTAATAATTTTCCATCTCTCCCACTTCAATCTGAGGatgatttcgaaaatttcgaaaaattcttgcaaagtgaaattaatttcatcagcacagttaataattttttaaatttgtctaCTTATAAGAAATTGTTCAAGAACgttataacttattttaacttttcttcTTAGGTGGATTTTTTCCATTCGCTTGTTCTTGATTGTGTGATGGAGGGAAAGGCAACAGGAAAATTAATGAGACGATGTATATCGAACCGTCTCTCCAAAATGATGAGTTGGAGTGGGACCAACAAAACAAAACTTAACTTCcagaaatcaaaattaaaagaagtaatattttgtgagtattattttaattaatgcttgtaaatgtttttttgtctCAAGTTCTTCTAAAGTTTTGTCTAAAATTTCTagccttgaaataaaaatatgattataattaaaattaattatatttgtataattaactGTTTATATTCGAAGagaattttagtaaaaaaattacatttctgtatataaatccaataaaagttaatacagttttaatttaattcttaaatacttTATGCCGTTGCGTTATAGCGtgaaattgagaaataatttagttttaaattttttaataaataatgaacataaaatttttaacgtttttaaatcTAGATCTTTTTTAGTGCATAGGAAATGTAAAACgacataaaagttcaaaatgCGCGGTCTCTTTTTCCGCGCAGTCCAATGGTTTTTAGCCCAAAAGTGATTAATTCTGAACTTTTGTATCGTTCTAAATTTCCTGCATTGtgagtttgaaaaaaaattgagcaatatttaacattctcttttctctatggttctcctttcttttttcttttttttccctcaaGCTCAATATTCATACAATCCATATTTTTCAGGTTCACTTCTCAAGTTGTATCCTGGTAGTAAACTCTTAGAAGCCGAGGCTACTATGAAAAGATGGTTAAACACGAATGCACAGCGCTTGGTCATCGATTAATTCttcgtgtttttttaaaatatttgcgatTATGCTTacagctttatttttaatcaataattttgtgatatttgtaaa is a genomic window of Monomorium pharaonis isolate MP-MQ-018 chromosome 7, ASM1337386v2, whole genome shotgun sequence containing:
- the LOC118646615 gene encoding uncharacterized protein LOC118646615; this translates as MMISIHQIQSHQQNTPFYTQQNTFLDTSKEKISRNFMSLQNTNSSESVYSGSSVEMVKMELLHELNSKLDFIMIQNQRLMKKLYPEEIALKRPNNFPSLPLQSEDDFENFEKFLQSEINFISTVDFFHSLVLDCVMEGKATGKLMRRCISNRLSKMMSWSGTNKTKLNFQKSKLKEVIFCSLLKLYPGSKLLEAEATMKRWLNTNAQRLVID